One segment of Prochlorococcus marinus str. GP2 DNA contains the following:
- a CDS encoding amino acid ABC transporter substrate-binding protein, producing MINRLFFGIAAFGLFLTGCASNQNDNISRLALIQKRDELICGVSGKIPGFSFIEGDGSYKGLDVDICKAFAAAIIGDSEKIQFRPLTAAERFLAIKTGDIDLLSRNTTLTLSRDSFGGNGLTFAPVVFHDGQGLMVKKNSGIESIQDLANKSICVGSGTTTEQNINDTFESLSLPYIPIKYQDLNQVVAGYLQGRCQAMTSDRSQLAAARSGFKNAKDHIILDDVLSKEPLAPASDGSEQKLADAMRWTVFALIAAEEQGITQSNIADKVQLAKNNPQLKSLRRFLGVDGGLGEKIGLRNDFVVNVIKATGNYGEIYDRNLGIDSDVPIPRGLNEIYSKGGLHISPPFN from the coding sequence ATGATTAATAGATTATTCTTTGGAATTGCCGCTTTTGGTCTGTTTTTAACTGGTTGTGCTAGTAATCAAAATGATAATATTTCTAGGCTAGCCCTAATACAAAAAAGAGATGAATTAATTTGCGGGGTAAGCGGAAAAATCCCAGGTTTTAGCTTTATTGAAGGAGACGGAAGTTATAAAGGATTAGACGTAGATATATGTAAAGCCTTTGCTGCAGCAATAATAGGAGATTCAGAAAAAATTCAGTTTAGACCTCTAACTGCTGCTGAAAGATTTTTAGCTATTAAAACAGGAGATATTGATTTGTTGTCAAGGAACACTACTTTAACTCTTAGTAGAGATTCTTTTGGAGGAAATGGGTTAACTTTCGCTCCTGTAGTTTTTCATGATGGGCAAGGGTTAATGGTTAAAAAAAATAGCGGTATTGAAAGTATTCAAGACCTCGCTAATAAGTCTATTTGTGTAGGTTCAGGAACAACTACTGAGCAAAATATTAATGACACTTTTGAAAGTCTCTCGCTCCCTTATATACCAATTAAATATCAAGATCTTAATCAGGTAGTAGCAGGTTATCTACAAGGTCGATGTCAAGCGATGACCTCTGATCGATCTCAATTGGCAGCAGCTAGATCAGGTTTTAAGAATGCAAAAGATCATATTATCCTTGATGATGTTTTAAGTAAGGAGCCTTTAGCACCTGCATCAGATGGGTCTGAACAGAAACTTGCCGACGCTATGAGATGGACAGTTTTCGCTTTGATTGCTGCTGAAGAGCAAGGTATAACCCAATCAAATATTGCTGATAAGGTCCAGCTCGCAAAAAATAATCCACAATTAAAATCATTAAGAAGATTTCTTGGAGTTGATGGAGGCTTAGGAGAAAAAATCGGATTAAGAAATGACTTCGTAGTTAATGTTATAAAAGCTACTGGAAATTATGGTGAAATTTATGATAGAAATCTTGGGATAGATAGCGATGTACCTATTCCAAGAGGATTGAATGAAATCTACAGTAAAGGTGGTTTACATATCTCTCCACCATTTAATTAA
- a CDS encoding ABC transporter permease subunit (The N-terminal region of this protein, as described by TIGR01726, is a three transmembrane segment that identifies a subfamily of ABC transporter permease subunits, which specificities that include histidine, arginine, glutamine, glutamate, L-cystine (sic), the opines (in Agrobacterium) octopine and nopaline, etc.), giving the protein MSKNKKIFFQILLVFGVLGFLGILTNNLIINLTRTGIGFNFNWLTKPASFSLAEHPLPYSPSDSYAWALFMGWMNSLKVIISSLVLASCIGTLIGFLRVGKNSFFRVITAGYITVIRQTPLLIQLMCWYFVGFLSISNNSFLNLSNLVNISNKGIELFGLNLSSEFSALLFGLSIFSSAFIAEVIRGGIQSVPVGQWEAFRSLGISEKQGFIKIIIPQALPAFIPGLTSQYLNLAKNSTLAIAIGYADIYAINDTIINQTGRAVECFIILLCSFLILNLSITKVMGIIDKSIMKTRI; this is encoded by the coding sequence ATGAGTAAAAATAAAAAAATATTTTTTCAGATTCTTTTAGTGTTTGGAGTTCTTGGTTTTTTAGGGATATTAACTAATAACTTAATTATTAATCTTACGAGAACAGGCATAGGATTCAATTTTAATTGGTTAACAAAGCCTGCAAGCTTTTCTTTGGCAGAACATCCCTTGCCTTATAGTCCTTCGGACAGTTATGCTTGGGCCCTTTTTATGGGATGGATGAATAGCTTGAAAGTTATTATTTCATCTCTTGTTTTAGCATCTTGTATAGGAACGTTAATAGGTTTTTTGAGAGTAGGTAAAAATTCATTTTTTAGAGTTATTACTGCTGGATATATCACAGTTATTAGACAGACTCCACTTTTAATTCAACTTATGTGTTGGTATTTTGTTGGATTTCTAAGTATAAGTAATAATTCTTTTTTGAATTTAAGTAATTTAGTTAATATTTCCAATAAAGGGATAGAGTTATTTGGACTTAATTTATCTTCAGAGTTTTCAGCATTATTATTTGGTTTAAGCATATTTTCAAGCGCATTTATTGCAGAAGTAATTCGAGGTGGAATTCAGTCTGTCCCTGTAGGTCAATGGGAAGCTTTTCGAAGTTTAGGTATTTCCGAAAAACAAGGATTTATTAAAATAATAATACCTCAAGCATTACCAGCTTTTATTCCAGGACTTACGAGTCAATATCTAAATCTTGCAAAAAATAGCACACTTGCTATAGCTATAGGCTACGCAGATATATATGCAATAAATGATACGATCATCAACCAAACAGGAAGAGCTGTAGAGTGCTTTATAATTTTACTTTGCAGTTTTTTAATCCTTAATTTATCAATAACAAAAGTAATGGGAATCATTGATAAATCAATAATGAAAACAAGGATATAA